In the Quercus lobata isolate SW786 chromosome 5, ValleyOak3.0 Primary Assembly, whole genome shotgun sequence genome, one interval contains:
- the LOC115990215 gene encoding receptor-like protein EIX2 gives MGFLGNVSILVLSNNNLSGEIPSSLQNCSIVSMDFGGNRLSRNLLSWIESDIFMLRLRSNLLSGIIPRKWCNLYKLCILDFAQNNLSGGILDCFNNFTAMVDHGAFGYKPIENYTEKAYIVTKGREYEYDRTLQLVTCIDLSGNSLTREIPIQITSLTRLGTLKYLSMNHLARSIPKNIGNMRWLETLDLSNNRLFGPILGSMSSLTSLVHLNLSFNKLIGRIPYGNQLQTLNDATIYKGNPSLCGFPLSTKCPGDETFDGLSITSVDDKQGGDDYERIWFYASIGLGFVVGFWSVCGTLLLKKSWRHCYFRFCDDIKDRIALLIALRVVHLKKKFGLEKKLKFVDWKVGVVLNLRYACVLILS, from the coding sequence ATGGGTTTCTTAGGAAATGTTTCTATATTAGTGTTGAGCAACAACAATCTTAGTGGAGAAATTCCTTCTTCCTTGCAAAATTGTTCTATTGTGAGCATGGATTTTGGGGGGAATCGTCTCTCGAGGAATcttttgtcatggatagagtcAGACATCTTCATGCTACGCCTACGATCAAATCTATTAAGTGGAATCATCCCTCGAAAATGGTGCAATCTTTATAAACTTTGCATCCTAGATTTTGCACAAAATAATCTCTCTGGGGGCATTCTAGATTGTTTCAACAATTTTACTGCTATGGTTGATCACGGTGCCTTTGGGTACAAGCCTATTGAAAACTATACAGAGAAAGCATACATAGTGACAAAAGGAAGAGAGTATGAATATGATCGCACTCTCCAACTTGTTACCTGCATTGATCTTTCAGGGAATAGTTTGACTAGGGAAATTCCTATTCAAATAACAAGCCTCACAAGATTGGGTACGCTAAAGTACTTGTCAATGAATCATCTAGCTAGAAGCATTCCTAAGAATATAGGAAACATGCGGTGGCTGGAAACACTTGATCTCTCAAACAATAGACTTTTTGGACCTATTCTTGGAAGCATGTCTTCTTTGACTTCCTTAGTACACTTGAACCTATCTTTTAACAAGTTGATAGGAAGAATCCCATATGGTAATCAGCTTCAAACACTAAATGATGCAACCATATATAAGGGAAACCCTTCGTTGTGTGGGTTTCCTCTTTCGACCAAGTGCCCAGGAGATGAAACATTTGATGGCCTAAGTATTACCAGTGTTGATGACAAACAAGGTGGAGATGATTATGAAAGGATATGGTTCTATGCTAGCATCGGACTCGGGTTTGTTGTAGGATTTTGGAGTGTTTGTGGGACCCTACTATTGAAGAAGTCATGGAGGCACTGTTACTTTCGTTTTTGTGATGACATCAAAGATAGGATAGCATTGCTAATTGCATTGAGAGTAGttcatttgaaaaagaaatttgggttggaaaaaaaattgaagtttgtagATTGGAAAGTTGGTGTAGTTCTAAATTTGAGGTATGCATGTGTTTTGATCTtaagttaa